GCAGCAGGACGGACGCGAAGGCCGCGGCGCGGAGCAGGGGGCGGAAGGCGGGCGATGTCGTCATGCGCGCAGCATACGGAGCGCCCTCGCCGGATGCACGAGGGCCCGGCGCATGGATAATCGCGGTTCCCCCGATGCGCATGCCCATGGTCACTCCACTCGACAATCCGTTCTGGTCCGCCCTCGATTCGATCCACGGCGGCATCGCCCTGCGCGCCGGCGACGTCGCACGCTACCCGGCCGACTACGCGCCTTTCCTGGGCGTGGCCACGGGGGAGATCCGCGTGGGCGATGCGCTCGACCGCCTGGTGGCGCCCGGCGAATCGGTGTACCTGCTCGGGATCGCACCGGCGTTGCCGGCAGGCTGGCAGCTGAAGGCGTTCCGTCCGCTCGCGCAGATGGTCTGCGACGCACCGCTCGCGCCGATGGACGGGCCGGAGATCGTGCCACTGGGCGATGCGCAACGCGCCGACGTGCTGGCCCTGACGGCGCTGGTGTATCCGCATTATTTCCGCGCGCGGACGATGGACATGGGCCGCTACTTCGGCATCTACCGCGACGGCCGCCTGGCCGCGATGATCGGCGAACGCCTGGGCAGCGACGACCATCGCGAGATGAGCGCGATCTGCACGCATCCGGACTTCAACGGCCATGGCTACGCGCGCCAGCTCACCACCTGGCTGACCAACGACACCCTCGCGCACGGACGTCAGCCGTTCCTGCACGTCAGTTACGAGAATCCGCGGGCGCAAGGGCTGTACGAACGCCTCGGCTACCGCGTGCGGCGCGACATCGGATTCTGGTCGCTCCGTCGGGCCGAGGCGGCGTCGCGGCCCGGTACCGAGGCCAAGGCATGACGCGGATCGCATGGCTGCTGTGGGCGTCCACCCTGGTCGGCGTGGCCTTGCCGCTGGCGTGGGGCCTGCTGGGCGCGTGGCGCGCCCGCCCGCCTGGCGCGGCCGTGCCCGCAGCGGCCCGACCCTGGCGCGCGATGCTCGGTTCGATGCTGCTCTACGTGCTGGCGTTCAACCTGACGTTCTTCGTGCAGGAAGTCTTCCTGGTCCTGCCGAAGGCGATGACACCGGGCCTGTCGCCCACGCTGTTCCACAACAACCACCGCTGGGAGGGCGAGCATCCGCTGGCGGCACTGTTCCAGGGCACCGGCGCGCTCGCGACCGCCGCGATGGGGCTGGCCTGCCTGTGGGCGGCGCGCCGGGGCGCCGGGCGCACGCCGACGCGGCGGCTGCTGCTGGTGTGGCTGGCGTTCTGCGGTCTGCTGATGGCGCTGCCGCAGGTCGTGATCGGCGCCCTGAGCGGGGGCAGCGACGTCGGCATGGCGATGGACTACCTGCAACTGTCCGCGGCCACGAAGACGATCCTCGCGGTGCTCGCGCTGGTGGCGATTCCGTGCGTGGCGCTGGCGCTGTTGCCCCCGGCACTGGCGCTGGCCGAGGATGCCAGTACGCCACGCGCACGCGTGCGGCACATCGGCTGGTGGATCGCGTTGCCGGCGCTGCTGGCGATGATGGCGGTGTTGCCGTACCGCGTACCGCGCGAATGGCTGGAGGTGGTGCTGCTGCCGGTCCTGGTGACCGTGCCCGGCGTACTCTGGATGCTCGCCGGCGCGGCGCGCGCGGGCGTCGGCGCACCGGACGTGCGCGGCCGCATTCCCTTGACCGCGCTGTTCGCCGCCGCGCTCGTCCTGCTGGTGTTCTTCCAGTGCGTGTTGCGGCCGGGCGTGCCGTTCTACTGAGCCCCTGCCTGCTGCAGCATCCGGCGCATGCCGCCGAAGCGACGACGGTACTGCGCCGGCGACAGTCCCACCTTGCGGCGGAACAGGCGGCTGAAGTACGCCGCGTCCTCGTAACCGACGGCCTGGGCGATGGCTTCGACGGCGTCGTCGCCGGTTTCCAGGTGCTGCTTGGCTTCTTCCAGGCGCAGCGTGTGCACGTACTCCAGCGGCGACAGGCCGGTGGCCTGCTGGAAGCGACGCGCGAACGTGCGCTCGGCCAGGCCGCTGGCCTGCAGCATGCCGGCGACGGGCGAGGGCGTGTCGTAGTGCTGCGCGATCCACACCTGCGATTGCGAGACCGCCGCGTCGGACGTCGTCCGCGTGCGCGCCAGGCTGGCGAACGGTTGCTGGCCGGTCTGGTGCCAGTCGATCAGGAACACGCGCGCGGTCTGCATCGCGCACTCGATGCCGGCCACGCGTGCGATCAGGTACAGCGCCAGGTCGTGCCAACTGGAACCGCCGCCGCCCATGACCAGCCGCTGGTCGGGGCCGGCGGTCACGACGACGCGCTGCGGGTGCACGCGCACGCTCGGATGGCGGGCGGCGAGGGCGTCGCAGTAGGCCCAGTGCGTGGTGGCGTCGTAGCCATCGAGCAGTCCCGTTTCGGCCAGCAGCATCGCGCCGGTGCAGGCGGCGGCGATCACGCTGCCGCGCGCATGGCAGTCGCGCAGCCAGCGCGCTTCTTCCTCATAGCCGTGCAGGGCGATGTCGCCCGGGTAGATCGCCAGATCGGGAATGCAGATGTAGTCGGGCGCGGGCAGGTCGCGCAGGGCGATCTCCGGGGTCACCACGATGCCGTTGACGACATTCAGCGGCGCGGTCTCGCGGGCGGCCAGCAGCGGCTGGAAGACCGATTCGCCGGGTGGCAAGCCGATCATCGGCGGC
This genomic stretch from Pseudoxanthomonas sp. CF385 harbors:
- a CDS encoding GNAT family N-acetyltransferase, whose product is MVTPLDNPFWSALDSIHGGIALRAGDVARYPADYAPFLGVATGEIRVGDALDRLVAPGESVYLLGIAPALPAGWQLKAFRPLAQMVCDAPLAPMDGPEIVPLGDAQRADVLALTALVYPHYFRARTMDMGRYFGIYRDGRLAAMIGERLGSDDHREMSAICTHPDFNGHGYARQLTTWLTNDTLAHGRQPFLHVSYENPRAQGLYERLGYRVRRDIGFWSLRRAEAASRPGTEAKA
- a CDS encoding helix-turn-helix domain-containing protein → MAATALVYYGGGGTIRAAAIRHRSHFRRQPDISVMPRRERPTIALLATHGAAASVLYGMYDLFHSAGRDWPPMIGLPPGESVFQPLLAARETAPLNVVNGIVVTPEIALRDLPAPDYICIPDLAIYPGDIALHGYEEEARWLRDCHARGSVIAAACTGAMLLAETGLLDGYDATTHWAYCDALAARHPSVRVHPQRVVVTAGPDQRLVMGGGGSSWHDLALYLIARVAGIECAMQTARVFLIDWHQTGQQPFASLARTRTTSDAAVSQSQVWIAQHYDTPSPVAGMLQASGLAERTFARRFQQATGLSPLEYVHTLRLEEAKQHLETGDDAVEAIAQAVGYEDAAYFSRLFRRKVGLSPAQYRRRFGGMRRMLQQAGAQ